The window CGACAACTTCCAGAAGTACCTCGACGCCGCATCAGACGGCGGGTGGGGCAAGGGCGCCGGCAAGACGTTCAACGGCGGCGTCGGTGAAGGCGCGAAGGGCAACGAGGGTACGTCCGCGGCGATCAAGAACACCGCCGGGTCCATCACCTACAACGAGTGGTCGTATGCGAAGAACCAGGGCCTGCAGATGGCTAAGATCATCACCTCCGCCGGCCCGGATCCGGTTGAACTGACCGCCGAGTCGGCCGCTAAGTCGATCGCGGGGGTCAAGATCAAGGGCGAGGGCAACGACCTGGTGCTCGATACCTCCTCGTTCTACAAGCCGACGGAGCCAGGCGCGTACCCGATCGTGCTCGGAACCTACGAGATCGTCTGCTCGAAGTACCCGGACAGCCAGGTTGCTCCAGCCGTAAAAGCGTTCCTGACCGCGGCGCTCGGAAAGGGTCAGGAGGGCTTGACGGACAACGGATACATTCCGATCCCCGATTCCTTCAAGTCCAGGCTGACCACGGCTATCGACGCCATTTCATGACCATAGGACCCCAATAGGACCCCGCGATGACCGTCAAGCCAGAGCCGACTGCTGTGGGCACGCCAACGTCGGCGAGCCCACAGCGGGCGGGCGCGACCATGCCTACCAAACCACCACCAGGGTCGGGCCTTCGGGACAGTGGCGGCCGGTGGGGCGACCGGATCTTCGGCGCCATCGCCGTCGCTGCTGGAGCCACGATCATCGCCGCGATCGCACTGATGGCGCTGTTCCTAGTCATTAGGGCGGTGCCGTCGCTTAAGGTCAATAAGGCGAACTTCCTCACCGGTTCCGAGTTCAAGACCACCGACGCGGACAATCTGCGGTTCGGCGTCGCCGACCTCTTCCAGGTCACCGTGCTGAGCTCGGTCTTTGCCCTGGTGATCGCCGTGCCGATTGCCATCGGCATCGCGGCGTTCCTGACCAACTACGCGCCGCGCAAGTTCGCGAGGCCTTTTACGATCCTGGTCGATCTGCTTGCCGCGGTGCCCTCGATCGTGTTCGGCCTCTGGGGAATCTTCGTGCTGGCGCCCTGGCTCGAGCCGCTTGCGCGGTTCCTCAACAAGAGCCTCGGTTGGTTCTTCCTGTTCGCCACCGGCAACGTCTCGCTGGCCGGTGGTGGGACGATCTTCACTGCGGGAGTAGTTCTTGCCGTGATGATTCTGCCGATCATCACCTCGGTGACGAGGGAAGTGTTCAGTCTCACTCCGGGCGGGCATGTCGAGGCCGCCCAGGCCCTCGGCGCCACAAAGTGGGAAGTCATCCGCATGACCGTCTTCCCATACGGCCGGAGCGGAATGATCGCCGGGTCGATGCTCGGCTTGGGCCGCGCCCTCGGCGAGACCGTCGCGGTCTTGATCATCCTGCGGTCGGCCGCGCGAGCCGGCCACTGGTCGCTGTTCGACGGCGGCTACACCTTTGCTTCCAAGATCGCCTCGGCCGCATCGGAATTCAGCTCACCGTTGCCGACGGGTGCCTACATCGCCGCCGGCTTGGTCCTGTTCATCTTGACATTCATCGTCAACGCGCTGGCTCGTGCAGCGGCTGGAGGAAGGGTGAGCGGAGGATGACAAAGGCCACGCTCGATGTGCCGGTCAAGGCACCGACGTTCCACCCGATCAGCCCGAGTCGCAAGATCAAGAACAACCTCGCCACGATCCTGTTCGCTGCGTCGTTTCTGATCGCCATGGTGCCGCTGGTGTGGGTGCTTTACACCGTCCTGGAACGCGGCTTCAAGGCGGTCATTACCCCGGGATGGTGGACCAGGTCGCTGGCCGGCGTGTTGCCGGATCAGTTCGCCGGTGGTGTGTACCACGCAATCTACGGAACGATCATCCAGGCCGGAATCGCGGCGGTGATTTCGGTTCCGCTCGGCATCATGGCGGCCGTCTACCTGGTGGAGTACGGACGCGGGCGGTTTGCGCAGGTGACGACCTACATGGTCGACATCCTGGCGGGTGTGCCGTCGATCGTGGCCGCGCTGTTCATCTTCGCGTTGTGGATTTCAACGCTGGGATTCCCGCAAAGCGCGTTCGCAGTTGCCCTGGCCCTGGTGCTGTTGATGCTGCCGGTCGTGGTGCGCAACACCGAGGAAATCCTGAAGCTCGTTCCCGACGAGCTGCGCGAGGCCTCATATGCCCTGGGTGTTCCGAAATGGAAGACCATCGTGCGCATAGTCGTGCCCACGGCGTTGCCCGGCATGATCAGCGGAATCCTCCTGGCGCTCGCCCGGGTGATGGGCGAGACCGCACCCGTCCTGGTGCTGGTCGGCTACGCCAGGTCGATCAACTTCGATGCGCTCGAAGGAAACATGGCGTCGCTGCCCCTGCTCATCTACACCGAGCTGATCAACCCGGAACCCGCCGGGCGGCTGAGAGTGTGGGGGGCGGCGCTGACCCTGATTTTGCTGGTCGCAGTGCTGTACACAGCGGCGGCCTTCGTGAACCGATACCTGACGCGAAATCGGGCCTGAGACTCAAGGAGAAACTATGGCCAAACGGTTGGATCTCAAAGACGTCAATATCTACTACGGATCGTTCCACGCAGTCGCTGATGTGTCACTGGCTGTGCCGCCGCGTAGCGTGACCGCATTCATCGGCCCGTCGGGATGCGGTAAGTCGACGGTGCTGCGTGCCTTGAACCGGATGCATGAGGTGATCCCCGGTGGTCGCGTCGAAGGATCGGTGCTGCTCGACGGCGAGGACATCTACGGCCCCGGCGTGGACCCGGTGAGCGTGCGCAAGACCATCGGCATGGTGTTCCAGCGGCCGAATCCCTTTCCGACCATGTCCATCAAGGACAATGTGGTCGCCGGCCTGAAGCTACAGGGTGTGCGCAACCGGAAGGTCCTCGACGAGACCGCAGAACGTTCGCTGAAGGGCGCCAATCTGTGGAATGAGGTCAAGGACCGGCTCGACAAGCCGGGCGGTGGGCTCTCGGGTGGTCAGCAGCAGCGGTTGTGCATCGCGCGGGCGATTGCCGTGCAGCCCGATGTGCTGCTGATGGACGAGCCGTGTTCGGCCCTGGACCCGATCTCGACGCTGGCCGTCGAGGATCTGATCGCTGAACTCAAGCAGGACTACACGATCGTCATCGTCACGCACAACATGCAGCAGGCGGCGCGCGTCAGCGACCAGACCGCGTTCTTCAACCTCGAGGCGACGGGTAAGCCCGGCATGCTGGTCGAGGTGGACGACACTGAGAAGATCTTCTCCAACCCCTCGCAGAAGGCCACCGAGGACTACATCTCCGGGCGGTTCGGCTAGGCCAGGACCGGCGCACTTGTGTGGAGATTCGATGCCTGTCAATATTGACAGGTGTCGAATCTGGCTCTGGAGCCGCTGACCGAGGCCGCGGCCGGGGTTCTTGCGCGCATGTTCAAGGCTCTCGGTGATCCGGCGCGGCTGCGCCTGCTCAGTTTGATCGCGTGCCACCCAGGCGGCGAGGCATGCGTGTGTGACATCTCCGAGTCGTTCGACCTGGCGCAGCCGACGATCTCCCACCACTTGAAAGTGCTGCGCGAATCGGGCCTGTTGGGCTGCGAGCGCCGTGGTAGCTGGGTGTACTACTGGGTAGTTCCCGAAGCGCTGCAACAACTTTCGGCCACCCTGTGCGTCGATGCGGGTCCCGCTGTGAACAGCGGTGCGTGTTCGGTGCCGCAGGTATGAGCGCGACGACGAGATCAAAGCCCGCGTGGAGGCGTTCAACGCCGATCTTCTCCCCAGCACCGGAAGAGCCCTCGTGACGAGGCCGGCAGTGCTGTTCGTGTGCGTCAAGAACAGCGGCAAGTCGCAGATGGCCGCAGCCCTGATGCGTACGATTGCCGGCGGCGAGATCGAGGTGTCGTCGGCCGGAACGCGCCCGGGTGTGGAGCTGAATTCTCTTTCGGCGCAGTCGCTTCGGGAGGTCGGAATCGACATCTCCGGCGAGCATCCCAAACCGATCGATCCCGGCGTGCTACGCCGAGCTGACGTCGTCGTGACGTTGGGGCGGGAAGCCCACGTCGAGCCGGTGCCCGGTCCGCGGTTCGAGACGTGGGACACCGACGAGCCGTCGCGGCGCGGCATCGACGGTATGGAACGCATGCGGCTGATTCGCGACGACATCGAGGCGCGCGTTCGTCAGCTCGCCACTGAGCTACGGGCGACACATCCACCGATCCGAGGAGAGTATTCCGATGAGCAAGGTCGAGGTTTTTGAGCCAGCGTTGTGCTGTGCCACCGGGGTCTGCGGCGACGATGTCCCACAGGAACTGGTGACGTTCTCCGCCGACCTGGACTTCGTGCGCACCCGGGGCGGCGACGTCTCGCGATACAACCTTGCCAGCGAACCGTTGGCATTCGCCCAGAACGAGGCGGTGAAAGCCTTTCTGCACGTTGCCGGTTCCGACGGCTTACCACTGGTGCTGGTCGATGGGGTCACCGCGATGACCGGTCGCTACCCCGACCGGCGCCAGCTTGCCGCCTGGGCCGGCGTCGAGATGCCCACGCCGGCTGGCCGGCTGCTCGACATCACCGACACCAGCGCCGCCGAGGACTGCTGCGGGAACTCCGGATGCTGCTGAGATGAAGTTCCTTGACGGTGCGCCGCGATTCCTCTTCTTCACCGGCAAAGGTGGGGTTGGCAAGACGTCGATCGCGTGTGCCACCGCCATCACATTGGCCGGCCGGGGCCG is drawn from Candidatus Mycolicibacterium alkanivorans and contains these coding sequences:
- the pstA gene encoding phosphate ABC transporter permease PstA, with product MTKATLDVPVKAPTFHPISPSRKIKNNLATILFAASFLIAMVPLVWVLYTVLERGFKAVITPGWWTRSLAGVLPDQFAGGVYHAIYGTIIQAGIAAVISVPLGIMAAVYLVEYGRGRFAQVTTYMVDILAGVPSIVAALFIFALWISTLGFPQSAFAVALALVLLMLPVVVRNTEEILKLVPDELREASYALGVPKWKTIVRIVVPTALPGMISGILLALARVMGETAPVLVLVGYARSINFDALEGNMASLPLLIYTELINPEPAGRLRVWGAALTLILLVAVLYTAAAFVNRYLTRNRA
- the pstB gene encoding phosphate ABC transporter ATP-binding protein PstB, which produces MAKRLDLKDVNIYYGSFHAVADVSLAVPPRSVTAFIGPSGCGKSTVLRALNRMHEVIPGGRVEGSVLLDGEDIYGPGVDPVSVRKTIGMVFQRPNPFPTMSIKDNVVAGLKLQGVRNRKVLDETAERSLKGANLWNEVKDRLDKPGGGLSGGQQQRLCIARAIAVQPDVLLMDEPCSALDPISTLAVEDLIAELKQDYTIVIVTHNMQQAARVSDQTAFFNLEATGKPGMLVEVDDTEKIFSNPSQKATEDYISGRFG
- the arsD gene encoding arsenite efflux transporter metallochaperone ArsD, yielding MSKVEVFEPALCCATGVCGDDVPQELVTFSADLDFVRTRGGDVSRYNLASEPLAFAQNEAVKAFLHVAGSDGLPLVLVDGVTAMTGRYPDRRQLAAWAGVEMPTPAGRLLDITDTSAAEDCCGNSGCC
- a CDS encoding ArsR/SmtB family transcription factor, giving the protein MFKALGDPARLRLLSLIACHPGGEACVCDISESFDLAQPTISHHLKVLRESGLLGCERRGSWVYYWVVPEALQQLSATLCVDAGPAVNSGACSVPQV
- the pstC gene encoding phosphate ABC transporter permease subunit PstC, with the protein product MPTKPPPGSGLRDSGGRWGDRIFGAIAVAAGATIIAAIALMALFLVIRAVPSLKVNKANFLTGSEFKTTDADNLRFGVADLFQVTVLSSVFALVIAVPIAIGIAAFLTNYAPRKFARPFTILVDLLAAVPSIVFGLWGIFVLAPWLEPLARFLNKSLGWFFLFATGNVSLAGGGTIFTAGVVLAVMILPIITSVTREVFSLTPGGHVEAAQALGATKWEVIRMTVFPYGRSGMIAGSMLGLGRALGETVAVLIILRSAARAGHWSLFDGGYTFASKIASAASEFSSPLPTGAYIAAGLVLFILTFIVNALARAAAGGRVSGG
- a CDS encoding arsenate-mycothiol transferase ArsC, with the protein product MTRPAVLFVCVKNSGKSQMAAALMRTIAGGEIEVSSAGTRPGVELNSLSAQSLREVGIDISGEHPKPIDPGVLRRADVVVTLGREAHVEPVPGPRFETWDTDEPSRRGIDGMERMRLIRDDIEARVRQLATELRATHPPIRGEYSDEQGRGF